The Leishmania braziliensis MHOM/BR/75/M2904 complete genome, chromosome 9 DNA window ACAGAGGAGAAACAACACGGAGCCACATGCAtgtacacgcgcacagatGCTGAATGCTGACTGTCCCTCtgtgggagagaagagggagcgcATGCAACAGAGGAGACACGCGCCGCAATGGCATGCGGACATGACACAAAGCGAAGAAACCCACGCACCTGCGCATTGGGCcggggcggaggagggagatCATGCGAGGTGcaacaaaaaaaacaaaaagtaACAGAAGCGATGGCGGCGACGACTTTGCCAACCACAGCGTCCGCGCGTGTTAAACGTAGTCGACCGCCATGTCGAAGTCACCGCGCTCAACCTGGCGGCGCATCTCCTTTAGATCACGCTGCTCCGCCCGCTCCCTCCGCAGGGCAGTGTGGCGCTCAGAGAATTCGCTACCAACGCCGGGCTGGCGCTCCTTGCCCAATACGGTCTCCTTGAACTCCTCTATCGTCATTTTGTGCTCCTTGGCCATCGCCTCGTACTCCCTCTCGATTTCCTCGTCCGTAACCTTCTTGACCTCGTGCGAGACCTTCTTTTTAGTGGCGCTGATCTCCTTCTCGATATCCTTCAGGCGGGCTTTGTTCTTCACGCCGGCCGCGGCgtacgcctcctccgcgaTGTTCGCGTCTTTCTGCTGCACCCGCTCGTACAGCTCCCGGAGCGCGTCCAACTTCTTGGAGTAGTCCACCGGCATTCGAGCTAGACAAGAACACAAAAGCAGCAAAGAATGCaagccagagagagagagaggcgaggagaaGCAAAATTGAATGAAGGAGGGCCCCTCTGTAAACGAGTATGCGGGTGTTTGCACGTCCCTGCTTTAGGAGTGGTGGctgaagagagcgagagacagATATGGTGGACACCTTATCATGCAGAGAGGAGACAAGTTTAGCGTAGGAgtgaagggagaaggaagaggaggcgtcATACCTCGCAGGGCGATCCCGCTCAAGGCACCATGAGGGGTTTATGGCAGGACGAAGCCGTCTTGTCGTCCATGCCAAAGGGCGACTCTTTCACACGGGGAGTTCGTATCAGTTGTTTGCCCACCCCCACCTTCTAATGTGCAGGAGTCgccaagaagaagaaaaggaatTCGCTTGTGATTGACATACACGCCCACACCTGCACAGAAAATCCTATTGTTGCAGTTCCGCATCCAACTTAAGGCGAGCGCGCGGCAGAAGAGAGATAAAAGACGCGGTCGAACAGGAGCAACACAAGAGCAAGGGCGtgagtagggggggggggagggaagaggcaagagcagcggcggccttCAACATATCGCGGGTCTTCCCCGCCACCATTTTTATTCCAATCACCTCCGCGCCAGAAAGAGCAACGCGCGCCGTTCACTGCTTCTGGTGTTTCTTAAGGAATACAGGCAGCGGCGTAATACCGGTATACGCCGCTACTTCATCGTACTCCTTGGCGAGCATGTCCTCCCACGGCACATTGAGATACATGGGCACGGCGGGCTTGTCATGGCGGGAGCACGGTGCGTTGTGAGAAGCCCACTCCCAAAAGAGTCGCATGTGTGCCAACTGCGTTGCTGACAGCCGTGACGCGCCACCAAGCAGCGAAAGCAACCCGAGAGGCAAGCCTGTGTGCTTCCACTCAAAGACCTTCACCGCCAGCTCTTCCTCTACCGAGCGGCCACAGCCGGTAATGACGTGCAAAAAATCGTGGCACTGCCTGTGTCGCATCATTACATACGCCAAGGTCGGGTCAGCAATGTGCTTCACGGCCGCCCGCCCACTGGGCAGGAAGTGGTTACGGTCCATGTAGGCGGCATACCGGAAGCCGAAGGTGGATGGTGCGAGACCTCGACTGAACTCAAGCACCTCATCCCCCACGACAGGTTGGTGCTTCAAAATGCTGCGGCCCCGCTGGTCAGCCATCATGCAGTTCTTCATATTTTCCAGCGAGTTGAGCGAGCTGAGCtcgccgacagcggcgacggcatcTGCATTCGTCGGGTCGTAGATCGCCTTAAGGCTTTCCACTGCAAAGACGCCGGTTTGATGGGCCAACGCGGCACCGGTTGCAAAGAGGGGTACCCACTGCATGATGTGCACACAGTTTCGTCGATTTaccgcgcgcacacacacgggacGTTTTGAACAGACGGTCTCGTAAGGTGTCTCTGTGCAGCGGGTTAGactgcggctgctttgcgctGTGCTGGGAGGGCGTGAGTTCCTTGCGATGGCACTAATAATGACCGCTGGAAAGCGCGCCGGTGACTGGGGTGGGCGGAGGGCGGGAGGTAGCGGACCTTTCGGTCTGCCCAACAGAGCGGCAAAGCCGATGTGGCAACTTCGGTGACAAGTTGCAGCCACTGATACCCACCAGCGAAGGTAGACAGCGCACAGAAACGAGGGGCCAcagggagcagcagagatAGAGGAGAATaaggtgaagagagagagagaggtgggttGAGCGGAGGAAAGCGTTTCCATTCTACTGAAGCACAGGCCCACTGCAGGGTTGAAAAATAGAAATGCCACGTCCACATAGTCAGGAGGTGGCAGGGAGTCCCTGCAGGTACATCTTCATGGATTTCAGCCATACCTGCAAACAGGGTTGCTGACCAGAAACAACAAGAAGTGCGTTTCGTTCGCATTGAGCGACGTACTGCacatggagagagaagcgcaggtgagagaaggaggaaaaaatATATTTTCTCGCTCTTCTACCACCTGCCATCTTCCCACAGTTTCCTCCAGCACGTCTCAGGCGAGGCAGAGagtccctttctcctctcgaTATAGCCAACCACGATGTCTTGTATATCCTTCCATTATCTACTCGACAAGGCCACGATGGCGCCGGTGCGGCCGCCGCGACTGACCTCCTCGCTTCCCTCCGCGTAAACCATTATGCACGTCGAGGGGGTACGAGAGAAGGACCCCAAGTCACGACCAGCACGACGAGGCGCAGATCCAGCAGCagtacacacacaagagCCAGCGCCGGATGCATTCCCACATGAATTCCTCCCCCATTTGCCTAGATTGCTGACTGCCACAGGATCCACTAGGCGGGTGCTGTCACGGAAACAAAACGATGAGGAGACACCCTTAGCTCCAGCGAAACGACAGGATCACCACATTTCGGGTTTCGACGACACGGCGACTTCCGCACTCAGCGCCCATGACCGGCAAGCGTCCGCAGACCAAACGAGAGACGAAAAGAGATCAGACAAGGGCAGACGAGCAAAGCACAGGCCAATGAGTCAGTCGCAAacaggagaagaaaaaggcgcgacgttttgtgcgtgtggtggacTGATGGAGTTAATAAGATAAGCGCTGCGGAGTCATATGCAGGGGTGGGTGCACAAGGAAAGAAACCAAACAAAGGCGTGTCACTGTCCAACGCGGGCGTAGAGCACTAGCGCCCCTGCACCCACAAACACGTAATTAAGCGAGGAAAGCAACGCTGATGAATGCGCATAAACGGGTAGGTGGGAATGGGTGAAGTAGAGGTCGGGCCACTGTaggctgcgctgcgcaacCTGAGCGAGTGAAATGAGAGGAACATTGAAACATAGGAAGCGCGAGGGGTTTCTAGAACTGATGAGCGAGACATATGGAGACTGCCCACGCGCAGGTCACCCTCCATTACACGCACCTCAATCGCTGTCTTTACAACAATGTGACTCCACCTACATGGATACGAGGGACTAGGAGACAGATGAGGCGTAACTGTCAAGCAAGAGAAGTAAGCGGCGGACACTCGGCGATGCACCGACAAAGCTCcccggagagagaagacaccCCCAAAATGACGTGGCCGTCACGCCGGGGTTGCACGTGCGCCCTGccgtcctctctcccccctttcacgACGTGCAGCGAGAATTCGCCGGACAGCAATCCCAAACACCTGCACAGAGGGAgacgcacgtgtgcgcagGAACATGCTAACACACATGGCAGTGTTTCAGCTGCAACACGCAAGCTAGCTCTTAACGTTTTTAAGGGTGCCGCCCTTTCGTCTTCGGGCCCTGAAACCACACTACAGCGCGCGCAGGAGGAAATCTGCGATTAAGCTGCCGGATCGTCGATGATGACAGCAACCCCAGACAGCAACGACACAGtcgggagagggagagaggcggaggcacagACGATTTTCTCCCTACGCAGAGAGTTAGAGGAGAAGTGGGAGGCACAGGGCTATTGGAAGTGCAGTGCCCGCTGAGCACAGCGTCTCAAACGAGTGTCCGTggcgaaaacaaaaacaagAAAAGTGCAGAAACCCATAGAGGAGGGGTGCAGTGGCGGAGCACGCTTATTTTCtgcctccactgctgctgtgaccCTTCCCGTGGCCTGACTGAAAGCCACCGCCACTTCCCTTACTACTCGAAGCAGCATTGTAGCGCTTGTTTTTGTTAGGAACACCGCCGCGGGGGTCACGCATCGGCCTGTACGAAGCCTTCCGTGACGAGTTGTATATGCGACTCCCACCCCCTTCAAAGTGCCGATATGGTGCAGAACCCCCGTTCATCTGATGCACGCCGTAGAACGGAGTTGCGTTGCCGTACGGCACGTCGTACTCCTCCCCATCGCCCTGGTAGTACCCAAACGGGTTCCCAGCTTCTTCAGCAGAGTCATCGTAGTacggctcctcctccatcatctCATACAGTTCAAAGGGCACCTCATCCGGCGACTCGGTGTAGTAGAAGGACCCCTGTCTCCCATGGGAGCGGTGCCGCTTTGCATTGTACGGCTTCCCCCCTTtgcgccgctgtggctgaTTGTCGCTGCTCCACCGGTTGAattcctccaccaccgccgctgcactcTCTTTGCCGAGGGCATTGGCAATGAACTCAAAGCTTTTGCCATCTTGGTACATGTTCACCATTGCCTTCACCTGTTCCTCAGGCCAGGTCGTCGAAGACGAGCACCTCTTTCCACCATGTGACTGCCTACCGTCACCGTTTCCGGACGACTGCCGCGGTCTTGCCGAGGGACTACAGTGCGGCGGTTGCCATTGGCCGTTGGGGCGGTAagccctctctgtgtgcatgTTTCTGGAAAAGCAGTCCTCCTCGTTTTGCCGCCGCATCTCCTCCCACATGAGCTCGTACAGAAGTGGATCCATGTCCTCATACCAGGGCTGGTATGCTGTGTCCCGCGTTGTGTAgtaggaggaagaggaggagttgGGGGTCCCACGGGCGCTTGACGCGCGCGTAGCCTCGAAGAGTTGCCTGCCCGCCTGATGAAATTGCTTCACCGTGTTGTAAGCGTTGTTAATGTCCGTCATGCGGCTTGTGCTAGAGTCTGCAGAGGTGTTCGACACATCCGGATGATGCTCCTTGGCGAGGTCGCCGTAGCGCTTCTTCACATCGGTCAAGGTGGCCGAGGTGTGAACCCCAAGTATCTTGTATGCCTTGCGTACATCGTCCTCTGTCGGCACTGTTGCGCAGTGCCTACACGCCGAGGATAAGGAGGCACCAAACAGAGGCTGACGTGCACGATTaaagagacgcacacgccacCGAGCGACGCCCTGCATGATGGCAACCGGCGGGATAGTAAAGCACGTTGCTTGACCCTCTCGCGTACGATTGCTCTTCGTCTTTATTATCCTGTGAACGAAGGGTGGCAGTaggacagcagcgcggcagaaTCAGCAGCGGGTGACTATGGAATACGTATGAGTGTATGCTTGTTGCCGTAGGCGGC harbors:
- a CDS encoding putative ubiquinone biosynthesis protein-like protein, with product MKNCMMADQRGRSILKHQPVVGDEVLEFSRGLAPSTFGFRYAAYMDRNHFLPSGRAAVKHIADPTLAYVMMRHRQCHDFLHVITGCGRSVEEELAVKVFEWKHTGLPLGLLSLLGGASRLSATQLAHMRLFWEWASHNAPCSRHDKPAVPMYLNVPWEDMLAKEYDEVAAYTGITPLPVFLKKHQKQ